The following are encoded together in the Acinetobacter radioresistens DSM 6976 = NBRC 102413 = CIP 103788 genome:
- the tssG gene encoding type VI secretion system baseplate subunit TssG — translation MRAERWWQNSSVIDQLFNKAGTFEFIQTTRLLRHVPYLRGNSAWADTFKFEPAFNLSFPASEVEQLEFKEQHLHLTNLVVGLTGVQGALPYAYTCKVKQGTRQQRLEVKEFLGLFNHKLAAQYVDSSISYNLPIRYEVEQENRYLDILHALNGYIRTQHQQTELDEYFAEFAGLMQGQNNTPHALKTMLSCIFKQNIHIREFIRETFKLADEQKTRLNSHKPSLLGLNTFCGDTVQQVDGKIEIQIGPMKRAQYLEFLPQQPLYIKLKRLVQSWCSPTLFIDVRLILDRSEIEATHLEHQQSAGLGQGSFLMPPEQPQHNYETCYSLIGAVSC, via the coding sequence ATGCGTGCAGAACGTTGGTGGCAAAACTCTTCTGTAATTGACCAGTTATTTAATAAAGCAGGTACTTTTGAGTTTATTCAGACAACACGTCTGTTGAGACATGTTCCGTATTTACGCGGCAATTCTGCGTGGGCAGATACTTTTAAGTTTGAACCTGCTTTTAATCTAAGTTTCCCTGCATCAGAAGTGGAGCAATTGGAATTTAAAGAGCAGCACCTGCATTTGACTAATCTGGTAGTAGGACTTACTGGTGTTCAGGGTGCTTTACCTTATGCTTATACCTGTAAGGTTAAACAGGGTACCCGGCAGCAACGCCTGGAAGTGAAAGAGTTTTTGGGCTTATTTAATCATAAACTGGCCGCACAGTACGTAGATTCGAGTATTAGCTATAATTTACCTATACGTTATGAAGTTGAACAGGAAAACCGCTATCTGGATATCTTGCATGCATTAAATGGTTATATTCGTACCCAGCATCAGCAAACTGAGCTGGACGAGTATTTTGCGGAATTCGCGGGCCTGATGCAGGGACAGAATAATACTCCTCATGCGCTGAAAACCATGCTGAGCTGTATCTTTAAGCAGAACATACATATACGGGAATTCATCAGGGAAACCTTTAAATTAGCCGATGAACAAAAAACCCGTCTCAATAGTCACAAACCCAGCCTTTTGGGACTAAATACATTTTGTGGCGATACCGTTCAGCAGGTTGATGGAAAAATTGAAATACAGATAGGCCCTATGAAACGGGCACAGTATCTGGAATTTTTACCACAGCAGCCGCTTTACATAAAACTTAAACGTCTGGTGCAGTCTTGGTGTAGTCCAACATTATTTATTGATGTGCGATTAATCTTGGACCGGAGTGAAATTGAGGCCACGCATCTGGAGCATCAACAGTCTGCTGGTCTGGGACAAGGTAGTTTTCTGATGCCACCGGAGCAACCCCAGCATAACTATGAAACCTGCTATAGTCTGATAGGAGCGGTTTCATGTTGA
- the tssM gene encoding type VI secretion system membrane subunit TssM gives MYIILGYLWQYITNPRAIIALSLFVALVSSYSVLPRHIFWALAASYMLGLICYGIYWLVQRRRHTVQGEELANAIQQDTKAEYGQQKNKEELQLINQQMKDSIQLIRKSKLGDKKGNAALYELPWYMVIGNPAAGKSSAIYNSGLKFPFEETHQKMISAGLSGTRNCDWFFSTEGVLLDTAGRYSVYAEDHSEWLGFLNILKKNRSKAPVNGLIVIVSIAELIGQSPENSLKLAKNLRARIQDLTERLEVVVPVYLVFSKMDLIAGFTEFFDCYEAQEYNQAWGATLPYEQNSSQNAVELFEHHYNLLYNGLKGVSTTHLSRRHSQNISPSVMTFPLEFKTLKPALKSFISTLFEDNPYQFQPVFRGFYFTSALQEGIIESPMTKQIAQEFHLSQITQAEPSDHNIALQNHGYFLKGLFSNIILKDKNLVKQHINPSRKRQRYLAFIGALLGVSIILGLWVWSYRNNQQLIADVQADLDKVVHLEKASGQQLSTQLEALLILQERLQQLDEFDEHRPLKFRFGLYQGNQLRETLKAEYLKGIRQIVLQPTQQNIAQYLQRVKNNEETLKANHINVEVKQVAKTGQYLEPLDTNPQDAYNALKAYLMMSNPQYMDAGHLSDQVTRFWRSWVDANRGQMSRGDMIQQAEQVLSYAMTLTGDQQFPVLDADTQLVDQTRQVLLSVIRGMPARDRVYNEIKMRAAVRFPALTAGQIVGENNKGAVLGSYALPGVFTQKAWDEYVSSAIDEAANKPTDSKDWVLNSRQSDDLTFSGSPEQIRKQLVALYKQEYIAEWKKFLNGIYYAKAPQFSQQSKNIDILGEPQNSPIRILFERIAIETNWDNPVVQAELAVPQKGFIAWFKRKVLNRSDAQMSQQVSNKAQGPISQEYQMFYQLVRKRDDQQNKSLLDEYMQNLAQVRSKFNDLKNAGEIGPSAMALVKQTISDQNSVFNTAQKHIDERMLVGLNDIDQQMIQKLLVSPLTQSFASLITPAQEEINKLWIIQAYQPFQANLSQKYPFNSSVSLQATSNEIGQIFGDTGSIARFVKEILDPLVIRRGYTLTSKTWKDLGISLNPQFVLNFQRYVAPINGMATGTLDQPTATPAANQSNFQFYPLQNPQLLSYTIDIDGQRMLYENGIQQWVNFVWPNRSAIPGARITAVDLQGQTHTIFDEPGEYGINRLIDSAQRKEQNGSFEMVWRSKTDPSVFVKVNFRLISGSSSGGIGSSRGYSGLQLVDKVTTDKAVRVVSAQPAPAVSTVGLKPAGSAVVPQTGGTS, from the coding sequence ATGTATATCATTTTAGGTTACTTGTGGCAGTACATTACCAATCCTAGGGCTATTATTGCCTTATCATTGTTTGTTGCTCTGGTATCATCTTACTCTGTTTTACCACGACACATTTTCTGGGCACTGGCAGCCAGCTACATGCTGGGACTTATTTGCTATGGTATTTACTGGCTGGTACAGCGCAGACGTCATACGGTGCAAGGGGAAGAACTTGCTAATGCAATTCAGCAGGATACAAAAGCCGAGTATGGCCAGCAAAAAAATAAAGAAGAACTTCAACTGATTAACCAGCAGATGAAAGATTCTATCCAGTTAATTCGCAAGTCAAAGCTGGGAGATAAAAAAGGTAATGCCGCACTTTATGAATTACCTTGGTATATGGTTATTGGTAATCCGGCAGCAGGCAAGAGTTCAGCAATTTACAATTCGGGGTTAAAGTTTCCATTTGAGGAGACGCACCAGAAAATGATTTCAGCAGGTTTAAGCGGCACACGGAACTGTGACTGGTTCTTCTCTACAGAAGGCGTTTTACTGGATACTGCTGGACGTTATTCTGTCTATGCAGAAGATCATTCTGAATGGCTGGGTTTTCTTAATATTCTCAAAAAGAATCGCTCTAAGGCACCAGTAAATGGGCTCATTGTTATTGTCAGTATTGCTGAATTGATTGGTCAGAGCCCAGAAAATTCACTTAAACTGGCAAAAAACTTGCGCGCCCGAATTCAGGATTTAACCGAGCGTTTGGAAGTAGTGGTGCCAGTATATCTGGTCTTTTCAAAAATGGATCTGATCGCAGGTTTCACTGAGTTTTTTGATTGTTATGAAGCACAAGAATATAACCAGGCTTGGGGTGCAACTCTGCCGTATGAACAGAATTCATCACAAAATGCGGTTGAGCTTTTCGAACACCATTACAATTTACTTTACAATGGATTAAAGGGGGTCAGTACGACGCATCTGAGTCGTCGTCATTCACAGAATATTTCACCAAGTGTAATGACATTCCCGCTCGAGTTTAAAACTTTAAAACCGGCATTAAAAAGCTTTATCAGCACATTGTTTGAAGATAATCCTTATCAGTTTCAGCCCGTATTCCGGGGGTTTTATTTCACCAGTGCCTTGCAAGAAGGTATAATTGAAAGTCCGATGACAAAGCAGATTGCACAGGAATTTCATCTTTCTCAAATTACCCAAGCTGAACCTAGTGATCATAACATTGCTCTACAGAATCATGGATATTTTCTGAAGGGACTATTTTCTAATATTATTTTAAAAGATAAAAATCTGGTAAAACAGCATATTAATCCAAGCAGAAAACGTCAGCGCTATCTGGCATTTATAGGAGCTCTGCTTGGTGTATCTATTATTCTCGGTTTATGGGTATGGTCATATCGTAACAACCAGCAGCTGATTGCAGATGTGCAGGCTGATTTAGATAAAGTGGTACATTTAGAAAAGGCTTCTGGCCAGCAGCTTTCTACGCAGCTTGAGGCTCTACTCATCTTGCAGGAGCGTTTACAGCAGCTCGATGAGTTTGATGAACATCGCCCTTTAAAGTTCCGCTTTGGCCTGTATCAGGGAAACCAACTCCGTGAGACTTTAAAGGCTGAGTATTTAAAAGGTATTCGTCAGATTGTGTTGCAGCCCACCCAGCAAAATATTGCGCAATATTTGCAGCGGGTTAAAAATAATGAAGAAACACTTAAAGCTAATCATATCAATGTTGAAGTCAAGCAGGTGGCTAAGACTGGGCAATATCTGGAACCTTTAGATACCAATCCACAAGATGCTTATAATGCTTTGAAAGCTTATCTGATGATGAGCAACCCGCAATATATGGATGCAGGGCATTTAAGTGATCAGGTTACGCGTTTCTGGCGGTCATGGGTGGATGCTAACCGTGGTCAAATGTCTCGGGGAGATATGATCCAGCAGGCTGAACAGGTACTCTCTTATGCTATGACATTAACTGGTGATCAGCAGTTTCCGGTACTTGATGCAGATACTCAGCTGGTAGATCAGACCCGTCAGGTCTTATTGTCTGTCATTCGCGGTATGCCTGCACGTGACCGTGTCTATAATGAAATCAAGATGCGTGCGGCTGTACGCTTTCCTGCCTTAACAGCGGGCCAGATTGTTGGCGAAAATAATAAAGGTGCTGTGCTCGGCAGTTATGCTCTTCCAGGCGTTTTTACCCAAAAGGCATGGGATGAATATGTTAGTAGTGCAATTGATGAAGCAGCCAATAAACCGACAGATAGTAAAGACTGGGTACTCAACAGCCGTCAGTCAGATGACCTGACGTTCTCTGGCAGTCCAGAGCAGATCCGTAAGCAGCTAGTTGCTCTCTACAAGCAGGAATATATTGCAGAGTGGAAAAAATTCCTGAATGGTATTTATTATGCAAAAGCTCCCCAGTTTAGTCAGCAGTCTAAAAATATTGACATACTGGGTGAACCACAGAACTCACCAATCCGTATTCTATTTGAGCGTATTGCTATTGAAACAAATTGGGATAACCCGGTAGTACAGGCTGAACTGGCTGTGCCACAAAAAGGTTTTATTGCCTGGTTTAAACGTAAAGTGTTAAACCGCAGTGATGCGCAAATGTCACAACAGGTATCAAATAAAGCTCAAGGACCAATCTCACAGGAATATCAGATGTTCTATCAACTGGTACGTAAACGTGACGATCAGCAGAATAAATCCTTGCTTGATGAATACATGCAGAATCTTGCCCAGGTGCGAAGTAAATTTAATGACCTGAAGAATGCTGGTGAAATTGGTCCGAGTGCTATGGCACTGGTTAAACAGACTATCAGTGATCAGAACTCAGTTTTTAATACTGCACAAAAGCATATTGATGAGAGAATGCTGGTAGGACTGAACGATATTGATCAGCAGATGATACAGAAACTTTTAGTGAGTCCTTTGACCCAGTCTTTTGCCAGCCTGATTACACCTGCACAAGAAGAGATTAATAAGCTTTGGATAATTCAGGCATATCAGCCATTTCAAGCGAACTTAAGCCAAAAATATCCATTTAATTCCTCTGTCTCATTACAAGCTACCAGTAATGAAATCGGGCAAATTTTTGGCGATACCGGTAGTATTGCCCGTTTTGTAAAAGAAATATTAGACCCCTTGGTCATTCGCCGTGGTTATACTTTAACGTCCAAAACCTGGAAAGATTTGGGTATTAGCCTGAATCCACAATTTGTCCTAAACTTTCAGCGTTATGTTGCTCCAATCAATGGTATGGCAACAGGTACACTTGACCAGCCGACTGCTACGCCCGCAGCGAACCAGTCGAATTTCCAGTTCTATCCATTACAGAATCCACAGCTTCTGTCCTATACCATCGATATTGATGGTCAACGTATGCTCTATGAAAATGGGATTCAGCAGTGGGTAAACTTTGTCTGGCCGAACCGTAGTGCAATTCCTGGAGCGCGTATTACTGCTGTAGACCTGCAAGGGCAAACCCATACAATTTTTGATGAGCCAGGTGAATATGGCATTAATCGCCTGATCGATTCTGCTCAGCGTAAGGAGCAAAATGGCAGCTTTGAAATGGTATGGCGCAGTAAAACTGATCCATCGGTATTTGTAAAAGTGAATTTCCGCCTGATTAGTGGTAGCAGTTCAGGAGGAATCGGTTCAAGCCGTGGATACTCAGGTTTGCAGCTGGTCGATAAAGTCACAACTGACAAGGCAGTACGAGTTGTTTCTGCACAGCCTGCACCGGCAGTATCTACAGTTGGACTAAAACCAGCTGGATCTGCTGTCGTACCGCAGACAGGAGGTACTTCCTGA